Proteins encoded by one window of Plasmodium falciparum 3D7 genome assembly, chromosome: 4:
- a CDS encoding alpha/beta hydrolase, putative, whose translation MGNALNQLIFRPHPPSYSKNRKNLHFIKTKHGSTICGIFLNNNAHLTILFSHGNAEDIGDIVPQFESKLKRLGLNMFAYDYSGYGQSTGYPTETHLYNDVEAAYNYLISELNISKECIIAYGRSLGSAASVHIATKRDLLGLVLQCPLSSIHRVKLRLKFTLPYDLFCNIDKVHLIKCPILFIHGKKDKLLSYHGTEEMITKTKVNTYFMFIDEGGHNNLDSCFGNKMTAALVTFLFVLKNNIRENVNSVYDISNINTQKLRNMFILNNTEKLKDKLKEKIGDKEEKKDLTSKIKKNEKVIINNKIPKIKKDVNSYYYSSMEGIGSSTQNICKVQSSTESSYNSLTSVSTILASIESIMKGIPDSNTLCEKNSVQRNNNIKKNNSSNEIYSDCNPGYNYYTNNKYDNLYSPNKVTSINNNKMDQKNKNHKGNNKSSNNNNNNNNNNNNSCSSSSNNSMSLNMKTLSSYTLKNKNTQGNSNHDNNNNNNNNNCNNSNSNSTCSSHSKNNLSYNNKGNGLINTNIGSSNVKPNIRILQTKRNSYKVDKVPRINFDNMKKNIISEQIDSNIVYNNSYELIKDGVYIKKKINNNNNNNNIKQESSSLVYNNLSSPHINQGINNTRYVSCEKAKLCSKEQTPVFLNKKHVRKETNNKLYNVLHNNITFHNFNDFLYTERKDKISINNDNIMSPLKSEIHKCTKNNIHRGLIKVESFGSASSSSREVYTHEETSKKEFLD comes from the exons atGGGGAATGCATTGAACCAACTAATCTTCAGACCGCACCCACCTAGCTATTCAAAGAATAGGAAGaatttacattttataaaaacaaaacatgGCAGTACAATATGtggtatatttttaaacaacAATGCTCAtttaacaatattatttagTCATGGGAATGCCGAAGATATAGGTGATATCGTACCACAGTTTGAAAGTAAATTAAAACGTTTAGGTTTGAATATGTTTGCTTATGATTATAGTGGTTATGGTCAGAGTACCGGATATCCTACAGAAACACATTTATATAACGATGTCGAAGCagcatataattatttaattagtGAGTTAAATATATCTAAAGAGTGTATAATAGCTTATGGTAGAAGTTTGGGTTCTGCTGCATCTGTTCATATAGCTACCAAAAGAGATTTATTAGGTTTAGTATTACAATGTCCTTTATCATCTATACATCGTGTAAAATTAAGATTAAAATTTACTTTACCTtatgatttattttgtaaCATTGATAAAGTTCACTTGATTAAATGTCCTATACTTTTTATTCATGGGAAGAAggataaattattatcatatcatGGTACTGAGGAAATGATAACAAAAACAAAGGTGAATAcctattttatgtttattgaTGAGGGTGGtcataataatttagatAGTTGTTTTGGTAATAAAATGACTGCAGCATTagtaacatttttatttgttttaaaaaataatatacgtGAAAATGTGAATAGTGTGTACGACATTTCTAATATTAACACTCAGAAATTAagaaatatgtttattttaaataataccgaaaaattaaaagataaattaaaagaaaaaattggggataaagaagaaaagaaagattTAACTTccaagataaaaaaaaatgagaaagttattattaacaataaaattccaaaaattaagaaagatgttaattcttattattatagtaGCATGGAAGGAATTGGTTCATCAacacaaaatatatgtaaagttCAAAGTTCTACAGAATCTTCATATAACTCTTTAACAAGTGTGAGTACAATTTTGGCTTCTATAGAATCTATAATGAAAGGTATTCCGGATAGTAATACCTTATGTGAAAAAAATTCTGTTCAaaggaataataatataaaaaaaaataatagtagtaatgaaatatattctGATTGTAACCCAgggtataattattatacgAATAATAAGtatgataatttatattcCCCAAATAAAGTGACaagtattaataataacaaaatggaccaaaaaaataaaaaccataaaggaaataataaaagtagtaataataataataataataataataataataataatagttgtagtagtagtagtaataatagtatgTCCTTAAATATGAAAACGTTATCAAGTTATaccttaaaaaataaaaacacacAAGGTAACAGCAaccatgataataataacaacaataataataataattgtaataatagtaatagtaatagtactTGTAGTAGTCatagtaaaaataatttatcatataataataagggGAACGGACttattaatacaaatattgGAAGCTCGAATGTTAAACCTAATATACGAATTCTTCAAACCAAAAGAAATAGTTATAAAGTTGATAAAGTACCGAGAAttaattttgataatatgaaaaaaaatataatatcgGAACAAATAGATTCAAATattgtttataataatagttatgaattaataaaagatggagtgtatataaagaaaaaaattaataataataataataataataatataaaacaagaAAGTTCATCTCtggtatataataatttatcaagCCCACATATAAATCAAGGAATTAACAACACTCGTTATGTATCTTGTGAAAAAGCCAAATTATGTTCAAAAGAACAAACTCCTGTTTTTCTAAATAAGAAACATGTACGTAAAGAAACGaataacaaattatataatgttctacataataatataacatttcaTAATTTCAATGATTTTCTTTATACAGAACGCAAAGATAAGATATccataaataatgataatataatgtcACCATTAAAATCAGAAATACACAAatgtacaaaaaataatatacacagGGGTTTAATAAAAGTGGAGTCCTTTGGAAGTGCATCTTCTTCATCACGCGAAGTGTATACACATGAGGAAACTTCCAAAAAAGAATTTCTC GATTAA
- a CDS encoding regulator of chromosome condensation, putative, producing MMYNKIRYSCVSKVFLVLGSYYFINNNNSKKSIKKKNDYTICKQKNYFNYFSNIHFCENKHEKVYLFGDKRCLIKETKEDGECPFFERNKIRVKKISFGNCIASCITENDEIYIWGSYEKKDEENKELIYIDPLKIDSTECIIDIQFSNKDIYLMTKKGELKIIRNYKKCLKNKEFVIENFYKSKYNFFFFKNEKIIKMSVNKYHLAFITNKGNVYCSGNNFYGQCGKEPSLKNNLNLNYNFEFANNINTYGTFNSVHNQDKGYVQDGGYYSPDYLPMIRDHEFNRLIENEKEENKNEYSISIYGINKNEKVKNIKNNISLNIINDEDLDNQFGEFSSYNDNINMDGKKNGKVDTKKDEIKNMNSLNNNYLNNSVDSYNHFIYSPDDVINNNVDMNKVEFKEKIRIVDISCGLNHTLCLDDKNNVYSFGDDSKIQLGLGESRTNKNSLAGTKWKDQIKLGYTSATKNATNYSFYDRHIQSSPQKIMKKINDNEIINDIYKINAGSNFSMIFSNDKFGKQLFCFGDNKYFQCGRHLGKHQQTLSTVKLPNNKINDFACGDTHCLLNLNNQVYGWGYNDNNQISPYKNKGIINIPVNILADSKKNQPHFDIKYINAKYNNSVIIISYA from the coding sequence ATGATGTACAACAAAATAAGATATTCCTGTGTGTCCAAGGTTTTTTTAGTTTTAGGAagctattattttattaataataataacagtaAGAagagtattaaaaaaaagaatgattATACTATttgtaaacaaaaaaattattttaattattttagtaatatacatttttgtgAAAATAAGCATGAAAAAGTATACTTGTTTGGTGATAAACGTTGTTTAATCAAAGAGACAAAGGAAGATGGAGAATGTCCTTTCTttgaaagaaataaaattagagtaaaaaaaatatcttttGGTAATTGTATAGCTAGCTGTATAAcagaaaatgatgaaatttatatttgGGGTTCCTATGAAAAGAaggatgaagaaaataaagagtTGATTTATATTGATCCATTAAAAATAGATAGCACTGAATGTATTATTGATATACAATTTTCAAATAAGGATATATATCTTATGACTAAAAAAGGAGAATTAAAGATTATAAGAAATTATAAgaaatgtttaaaaaataaagaatttgtaattgaaaatttttataaaagtaaatataactttttcttttttaaaaatgaaaagataataaaaatgagtgtaaataaatatcatttagcatttattacaaataaaGGAAATGTCTATTGTTCaggtaataatttttatggtCAATGTGGAAAAGAACCAtccttaaaaaataatttaaatttaaattataattttgaattcgcaaataatataaatacatatggtACATTTAATTCAGTACACAATCAAGATAAAGGTTATGTACAGGATGGGGGTTATTATTCTCCTGATTATTTACCAATGATTAGAGATCATGAATTTAATAGATTgatagaaaatgaaaaagaagaaaacaaaaatgaatattccataagtatatatggaattaataaaaatgaaaaggtgaagaatataaaaaataatatatcattaaatataattaatgatGAAGATTTAGATAACCAATTTGGTGAGTTTTCTtcttataatgataatattaatatggaTGGAAAGAAAAATGGAAAGGTAGACacaaaaaaagatgaaataaaaaatatgaatagtttaaataataattatttaaataattctgTAGATtcatataatcattttatttattcaccAGATGATGTTATAAACAATAATGTTGATATGAACAAAGTAGAATTCAAGGAGAAGATTAGAATTGTTGATATATCGTGTGGTTTAAATCATACCTTATGTttagatgataaaaataatgtatacAGTTTTGGAGATGATAGTAAGATTCAATTAGGGTTAGGAGAAAGtcgaacaaataaaaattcttTAGCCGGAACAAAATGGAAAGATCAAATAAAACTTGGATATACATCTGCAACAAAAAATGCAAcgaattattctttttatgatAGACATATACAAAGTAGTCcccaaaaaattatgaaaaaaattaatgataacgaaataataaatgatatatataaaatcaatGCTGGTTCCAATTTCTCTATGATCTTTTCAAATGATAAATTTGGAAaacaattattttgttttggtgataataaatatttccaATGTGGTCGACATTTAGGAAAACATCAACAAACGTTATCAACTGTTAAATtaccaaataataaaataaatgattttGCTTGTGGTGATACCCActgtttattaaatttaaataatcaaGTATATGGATGGggatataatgataataatcaaatttctccatataaaaataaaggaatCATAAATATACCAGTCAATATTTTGGCTGACTCCAAAAAAAATCAACCTCAttttgatataaaatatattaatgcaaaatataacaattcggtaattataatttcatatGCATGA
- a CDS encoding pre-mRNA-splicing factor CLF1, putative, whose translation MNFNSKKLQVKNKNAAEVQITAEQLINEALELEEVEHKVNYNLIDEEELNEYRINKRKEYEDKIRKRRYMISTYIKYGLWEIKQKDIERCRSIFERALNIDYTNKNLWLKYIEVELINKNINSARNLLERVVLLLPLENIFWKKYAHLEEILNNYVNARNIYERWIKFKIDESSFLCYIYFEERCNEINKCREIFERLIVSIPKLECFYKFIKFEKKYKNIVRARAAYEKCIELLPSCYIDENFYIHFCNFEEEQNEYERCKKIYIEALKILPKNKSELLYKNFLQFQKKYANKDELHESLLIKERIFYEDELKKNKNDYDIWFNYIKLEESNINNINKEKCIIRIRDLYERAISIIPIISSKKFWKRYIYLWINYSIFEELYAQNIQRARDVYNNIIKILSSYEFTFKKIFILYATFELRQLNVNKARSIFNNALQTIPNEKIFEKFCEFELKLGNIRECRNVYAKYVEAFPFNSKAWISMINFELSLDEVERARQIAEIAINLDDMKLPELIWKNYIDMEINLQEYDNARKLYDRLLNITQHYKVYKSYAEFTYIYLDDIEMCRKILEEGIEFCKKNELINERCILLNFLCDIEKDYGDKEIIDKTLKRLPKKVKKRKIIKNNDNDDEIIEEYITYVFPDDGNQSQNMKILEKALEWKKKMEDMKKKKEDHKKEVNDDNVDGDDNDDSEDNDGSEDNDDSKDNDDSEDNDDSKDNDDSEDNDDSEDNDGSENNDDSEDNEGSKDNDGSKDNDGSEDNDDSKDNDGSEDNDGSDDDEGK comes from the exons ATGAATTTTAATAGTAAGAAGTTACAG gTTAAGAATAAGAACGCCGCAGAGGTGCAGATTACGGCGGAGCAACTTATTAACGAGGCGTTAGAACTAGAAGAGGTTGAACATAAAGTAAATTACAATTTGATAGATGAAGAAGAGTTGAATGAatatagaataaataaaagaaaagaatatgaGGATAAGATACGTAAAAGAAGATATATGATAAGTACGTACATAAAGTATGGATTATGGGAAATAAAACAGAAGGATATTGAAAGATGTCGTTCCATTTTTGAGAGGGCTTTAAATATtgattatacaaataaaaatttatggttaaaatatatagaagtTGAATTgattaataagaatataaatagtgCTAGGAATTTATTAGAAAGggttgttttattattacctttagaaaatatattttggaaAAAGTATGCTCATCTTGAAGAAATATTGAATAATTATGTTAATGCTcgaaatatatatgagagatggattaaatttaaaattgaTGAGAgttcttttttatgttatatatattttgaagaaCGAtgtaatgaaataaataagtgTAGAGAAATATTTGAACGTTTAATTGTTAGTATTCCTAAATTagaatgtttttataaatttattaaatttgagaaaaaatataaaaatatagttaGAGCTAGAGCAGCATATGAAAAATGTATAGAATTATTACCTTCATGTTATATAGATgagaatttttatatacatttttgtaattttgaagaagaacaaaatgaatatgAAAGATGTAAAAAGATTTATATAGAAgctttaaaaattttaccAAAAAATAAGagtgaattattatataaaaattttttacaaTTCCAAAAAAAGTATGCGAATAAAGATGAATTACATGAATCGTTATTAATTAAAGAACGTATTTTTTATGaagatgaattaaaaaaaaataagaatgattatgatatttggtttaattatataaaattagaagaatctaatataaataatataaacaaggAGAAATGTATTATACGAATTAGAGATCTTTATGAACGTGCTATTAGTATTATACCTATAATATCTTCTAAAAAATTTTGGAaacgatatatatatttatggatCAACTATTCTATTTTTGAAGAATTATATGCTCAAAATATTCAAAGAGCACGTGATgtctataataatattattaaaatattatctaGTTATGAAtttacttttaaaaaaatttttattctcTATGCTACTTTTGAATTACGTCAATTAAATGTGAACAAGGCAAGGTCAATATTTAATAACGCATTGCAAACCATACCAAACGAaaaaatttttgaaaaattttgTGAATTTGAATTAAAACTTGGAAATATTCGCGAGTGTCGAAATGTTTATGCTAAGTATGTCGAGGCCTTCCCCTTTAACTCCAAG gctTGGATTTCTATGATCAATTTTGAGCTTTCCCTAGATGAGGTTGAAAGGGCACGACAAATTGCAGAAATAGCTATAAATCTTGATGATATGAAATTACCAGAATTG ataTGGAAGAATTATATTGATATGGAAATTAATCTGCAGGAATACGATAATGCAAGAAAGCTCTATGACAGACTTTTAAACATAACACAACATTATAAG GTTTATAAGAGCTATGCGGAATTCACTTACATTTACCTGGACGACATAGAAATGTGCAGGAAGATTTTAGAAGAAGGAATTGagttttgtaaaaaaaatgaattaattaATGAGAGATGCATTTTGTTAAATTTTTTGTGTGATATCGAAAAAGATTATGGAGACAAAGAAATTATAGACAAGACTTTAAAGCGTTTACCCAAGAAAgtcaaaaaaagaaaaattattaaaaataatgataatgatgatgaaatcATTGAAGAGTATATAACATATGTTTTTCCAGATGATGGAAATCAATCAcag aATATGAAGATATTAGAAAAGGCTCTTGAgtggaagaaaaaaatggaggatatgaaaaaaaaaaaagaagaccATAAAAAGGAAgttaatgatgataatgttgatggtgatgataatgatgatagtgaagataatgatggtagtgaagataatgatgatagtaaagataatgatgatagtgaagataatgatgatagtaaagataatgatgatagtgaagataatgatgatagtgaagataatgatggtagtgaaaataatgatgatagtgAAGATAATGAAGGTAGTAAAGATAATGATGGTAGTAAAGATAATGATGGTAGtgaagataatgatgatagtaAAGATAATGATGGTAGTGAAGATAATGATGGtagtgatgatgatgaagggaaataa
- a CDS encoding ubiquitin specific protease, putative, translating to MNITENNLLELLSLKNYDYYLKYYNYEHVERKHISFNNSGNICYCNASLQLILSIKPLCIYLLKKLKKISFNTKSKYKGDILKTVCDLIEEVYGKTNSDSNNNNNNSNSNNKNKSYIICTNKHINLLKKIKKYNNNIIINAQNDAHEFLLMLLNFINVECNRYLKIPENFDIKLNDKDNKQNAGDKYWIKYLFKDNSIVTDLLGFQNISSITCINCGHTRYSFEFCIDLGLEFHEENMKSTNLIDLLKNNIIQEEHFCYLDCENCKLKKTSRVKKGIYRLPNLYMIIYIKRFKWIYDQRTNYYNNKIKKIDTTVLLPLDGIIDFTSFSHMSTHKSLINSKYIIESIICHTGNCYNGHYTCIVKYSDGFYKCNDEKIRKINNPYSSENINDIYLLLLRRLP from the coding sequence atgaatattacCGAAAATAACCTTCTCGAGCTCCtatcattaaaaaattatgattattatttaaaatattataactatGAACATGTTGAAAGAAAACACATTTCGTTTAATAACAGCGGGAACATATGTTACTGTAACGCTTCTTtacaattaatattatctataaaacctttgtgtatttatttattgaaaaaattaaaaaaaatatcttttaatacaaaatctaaatataaaggagatatattaaaaactgTTTGTGATTTAATAGAAGAAGTATATGGGAAAACCAACTcagatagtaataataataataataatagtaatagtaataataaaaataaaagttatataatttgtacaaataaacatataaatttattaaaaaaaattaaaaaatataataataatattataattaatgcTCAAAATGATGCACATGAATTTTTATTGatgttattaaattttataaatgtggAATGTAATAGATATTTAAAGATACCAGAAAACTtcgatataaaattaaatgataaagataataaacaaaatgctGGAGATAAGTATtggataaaatatttatttaaagataACAGTATTGTGACCGACTTATTAGGCTTTCAAAATATTTCAAGTATTACATGTATTAATTGTGGACATACCAGATATAGTTTTGAATTCTGTATTGACTTAGGTTTAGAGTTTCACgaagaaaatatgaaaagtaCAAATCTTATAGacctattaaaaaataatattatacaagaAGAACATTTCTGTTATTTAGATTGTGAAAAttgtaaattaaaaaaaacaagtcgagttaaaaaaggaatatatagaTTGCCAAACTTgtatatgattatttatattaaaagatttaAATGGATATATGATCAACgtacaaattattataataataaaatcaaaaaaattgATACTACTGTTTTGTTACCATTAGATGGTATTATTGATTTTACATCCTTTTCACATATGTCAACTCATAAATCATTAAttaattcaaaatatattatagaaaGTATTATATGTCATACAGGAAATTGTTATAATGGTCATTATACTTGTATTGTTAAATATAGTGATGgattttataaatgtaaCGATGAAAAAATTAGGAAAATAAACAATCCATACAGCTCAGAAAATATTAACGACATATATTTGTTGCTACTCAGGCGATTACcctaa
- a CDS encoding pre-mRNA splicing factor, putative — MENIYNDMEEYGKICQLYQEKKQKKEKKKNKDDDNEENILDEDILWMYETKEEKEIKEQEEYLLGKKIDMQKLMQDDEEEKDQGGILNKNNNNKNNNNNNKNNIDNLNKIREDPLTLIKKIELKKKKMMDEQKRLLDLQESRENQQNKYDINKTNSRPIKKVKDCEEELRRKINKLKEMNRERERKKKKRNKDRKKKERSEKKYSNSEMHDTSNESYTNSDTYDNTVTSTNIETNMESERKKYQHERFSDIEREIKRRRKDEKERDRERERERERERERRRYVEREKRRIMERERRRAMERQEEMEREREREWERERERKRRKELERERRKEMERRKELERERRKYLDKERTKRYIRSNSSSIYNDRERKKYEDRKRKKKNHIRSISQSTYSYDKRERKKYTNRDRDKRRDTKSSSISYIEKEKKKKNNKKKDRKKNVSSDSSQSDNKTVKDKKEKKKKEREQFKQKENHDNLNSASNEHVSYESDTYENNKNDKEINSQSDKKLNSQSDKKLNSQSDKKLNSQSDKEINSQNDKEVNSQSDKEINSQSDKGINSQSDND; from the coding sequence atggaaaatatttataatgacaTGGAAGAGTATGGCAAAATATGCCAATTGTATCAagagaaaaaacaaaagaaagaaaagaaaaaaaataaagatgatgataatgaagaaaatattttagatGAAGACATCCTTTGGATGTATGAaacaaaagaagaaaaagaaataaaggaACAAGAAGAATATTTGCttggaaaaaaaattgatatgCAAAAGCTAATGcaagatgatgaagaagaaaaagatcaAGGCggaatattaaataaaaataataataataaaaataataataataataataaaaacaatattgataatttaaataaaattagagAAGATCCATTaacattaattaaaaaaattgaattaaaaaaaaaaaaaatgatggaTGAACAAAAAAGATTATTAGACTTACAAGAATCCAGAGAAAATCAACAAaacaaatatgatataaataaaacaaactCAAGACCAATAAAAAAAGTGAAAGATTGTGAAGAGGAATTAAGgaggaaaataaataaacttAAAGAAATGAATAGAGAAAGAgagaggaagaaaaaaaaaagaaataaagacagaaagaaaaaagaaagaagtgaaaaaaaatattcaaatagCGAAATGCATGATACAAGTAATGAATCTTATACAAACAGTGATACATATGATAATACAGTAACCAGTACAAATATAGAAACCAATATGGAAAgtgaaaggaaaaaatatcaGCATGAAAGGTTTAGTGATATAGAAAGggaaataaaaagaagacGAAAAGATGAAAAGGAAAGAGATAGGGAGAGAGAAAGAGAAAGGGAAAGAGAACGGGAAAGACGAAGGTATGTGGAGAGGGAAAAAAGGAGAATTATGGAAAGGGAAAGAAGAAGAGCTATGGAAAGACAAGAAGAAATGGAAAGAGAAAGAGAAAGAGAATGGGAAAGAGAAcgagaaagaaaaagaagaaaggaACTGGAAAGAGagagaagaaaagaaatggAAAGGAGAAAAGAACTAGAAAGAGAAAGGAGAAAATATCTTGATAAAGAAAGaacaaaaagatatataagaAGTAATAGTTctagtatatataatgatcgagaaagaaaaaaatatgaagatagaaaaagaaaaaaaaaaaatcatataagAAGTATAAGTCAAAGTACATATAGTTATGATAaaagagaaagaaaaaaatatacaaatagaGATAGAGATAAAAGAAGAGATACAAAAAGTTCAAGTATCAGttatattgaaaaagaaaaaaagaaaaaaaataataaaaaaaaagataggaaaaaaaatgtatccAGTGACAGTTCACAAAGTGATAATAAAACTGTAAAggataaaaaggaaaagaaaaaaaaagaaagggaACAATTTAAACAAAAGGAAAATcatgataatttaaatagTGCAAGTAATGAACATGTATCTTATGAAAGTGatacatatgaaaataataaaaatgataaagaaataaacaGCCAAAGtgacaaaaaattaaacagcCAAAGtgacaaaaaattaaacagcCAAAGtgacaaaaaattaaatagcCAAAgtgataaagaaataaacaGCCAAAATGATAAAGAAGTAAATAGCCAAAGTGACAAAGAAATAAACAGCCAAAGTGACAAAGGAATAAACAGCCAAAGTGATAATGATTAA